In the genome of Candidatus Reidiella endopervernicosa, one region contains:
- the gcvPB gene encoding aminomethyl-transferring glycine dehydrogenase subunit GcvPB, translating into MLIFEHSRSGARAAAQAPLEAVAVTDIPAEMLRKQPPALPEVSEMEVVRHYTRLSQKNFSIDTHFYPLGSCTMKYNPRASNRLAMLPGFLGRHPLAPESFGQGILACLHDLQEILKDVTGMQAVSLTPAAGAQGEFAGVAMIRAYHDAREDSERCEILVPDAAHGTNPATAVMCGYKVREIPTDSHGDVDIEALRAAVGPQTAGIMLTNPSTLGVFEQKITEIAGIVHEAGGLLYYDGANLNAILGKVRPGDMGFDVIHLNLHKTFSTPHGGGGPGAGPVGVSERLIPYLPVPMVEREGENYRLLTEKDCPDTIGRLSAFMGNVGVLLRAYVYARMVGREGMERVAEYATLNANYMLAKLSEAGFELAFPDRRATHEFIITLRKEAKELNATAMDFAKRLLDHGFHAPTTYFPLLVPECLLIEPTESESKEAVDGFIAAMTTIREEAQQNIDTLKEAPHTLPVRRLDEVRAARELDLAWKPASES; encoded by the coding sequence ATGTTGATATTTGAACACTCCCGTAGCGGAGCACGCGCTGCAGCACAGGCACCGCTCGAAGCGGTTGCGGTCACCGATATTCCTGCTGAGATGCTGCGTAAGCAGCCACCGGCGCTGCCCGAGGTTTCGGAGATGGAGGTGGTGCGCCACTACACGCGCCTGTCGCAGAAGAACTTCTCGATCGATACACACTTCTATCCGCTCGGCTCCTGCACCATGAAATACAACCCGCGCGCCTCTAACCGGCTCGCAATGTTGCCCGGCTTCTTGGGACGCCACCCGCTGGCACCGGAGTCGTTTGGTCAGGGCATCCTCGCCTGTCTGCACGATCTGCAGGAGATACTTAAGGATGTCACCGGTATGCAGGCGGTCTCGCTGACCCCGGCGGCCGGTGCGCAGGGTGAGTTTGCCGGTGTGGCGATGATTCGCGCCTATCACGATGCCCGTGAGGATAGTGAACGGTGTGAGATTCTGGTGCCCGATGCGGCACACGGCACCAATCCTGCCACCGCAGTGATGTGCGGTTACAAGGTGCGTGAGATACCAACCGATAGTCATGGTGATGTCGATATCGAGGCGCTGCGTGCGGCGGTTGGTCCTCAGACTGCCGGTATTATGCTGACCAACCCCTCAACGCTCGGTGTCTTCGAACAGAAGATCACCGAGATCGCAGGCATCGTGCATGAGGCGGGCGGGTTGCTCTACTACGATGGTGCCAATCTCAACGCAATCCTCGGCAAGGTACGCCCCGGTGATATGGGTTTTGATGTCATTCACCTCAATCTGCACAAGACCTTCTCCACCCCGCACGGCGGTGGTGGACCGGGCGCGGGTCCGGTTGGCGTTAGCGAACGACTGATCCCCTATCTGCCGGTGCCGATGGTTGAGCGTGAGGGTGAAAACTACCGCCTGCTGACCGAGAAGGATTGTCCCGATACCATCGGTCGACTCTCTGCCTTTATGGGTAATGTGGGTGTGCTGCTGCGTGCCTACGTCTACGCGCGCATGGTCGGGCGCGAGGGGATGGAGCGGGTGGCCGAGTACGCCACGCTCAATGCCAACTATATGCTGGCTAAGCTGAGCGAGGCCGGTTTTGAACTCGCCTTTCCCGATCGTCGTGCCACACACGAGTTTATCATCACCCTGCGCAAGGAGGCGAAGGAGCTCAACGCCACGGCGATGGATTTTGCCAAGCGGTTGCTCGATCACGGCTTCCATGCGCCGACGACCTACTTCCCACTACTAGTTCCGGAGTGTCTGCTGATCGAACCGACCGAGTCGGAGTCGAAGGAGGCGGTCGATGGTTTCATTGCGGCGATGACTACGATCCGTGAAGAGGCACAGCAGAATATCGATACCCTTAAAGAGGCGCCCCACACCCTGCCGGTTCGGCGTCTCGATGAGGTGCGTGCGGCTCGCGAGCTCGACCTCGCCTGGAAACCGGCCAGCGAGAGCTGA
- the gcvPA gene encoding aminomethyl-transferring glycine dehydrogenase subunit GcvPA, giving the protein MPFIPHTEAEVREMLSAIGVSDIETLFDEIPADLRVATPESIPAALSEMECSRLMGDRAAQDGRPLSFIGAGAYEHHIPAVVWELATRGEFYTAYTPYQAEASQGTLQLLYEFQSMLTQLTALEVANASLYDGASALAEAVLMAVRANRKSKSKKILMPATVHPHYRATVDAIVRNQGIELVDLPYCSDGGNTLRDSLSQYEGEDFAALIIPQPNFFGALEAVDELTDWAHANKMLVIGVVNPLALALLTPPGEWGESGADIAVGEGQPLGIPLSSGGPYFGFMCAKQAYVRQMPGRIVGRTVDIEGKEGFTLTLQAREQHIRRSKATSNICTNQGLMTTAATIHMALVGGEGMRRTAAASHANTAMLVEKLAAVEGVEKIFNRPFFHEVVLRFEPKLKPILRALEAQNLLGGYLLEEHYPELENCLLVCVTETKSEGNITKFAENIARIIERQGGPICTKLRPKEPL; this is encoded by the coding sequence ATGCCATTTATCCCCCACACTGAGGCGGAGGTGCGCGAGATGCTCTCCGCCATCGGCGTCTCCGATATCGAAACGCTGTTTGATGAGATCCCTGCCGATCTTCGTGTCGCCACACCCGAGTCGATCCCCGCCGCTCTGAGCGAGATGGAGTGCTCACGGTTGATGGGCGATCGCGCTGCGCAGGATGGACGTCCACTCAGCTTTATCGGTGCCGGTGCCTATGAGCACCATATCCCTGCCGTGGTGTGGGAGTTGGCAACACGCGGCGAGTTCTATACCGCTTACACTCCTTATCAGGCCGAGGCGAGTCAGGGCACGCTGCAGCTACTCTATGAGTTCCAGTCGATGCTGACCCAGCTCACCGCGTTGGAGGTGGCTAACGCTTCGCTCTACGATGGTGCCTCGGCGCTGGCCGAAGCGGTATTGATGGCGGTACGTGCCAACCGTAAATCGAAATCGAAGAAGATTCTGATGCCAGCCACCGTTCATCCGCACTACCGTGCTACGGTCGATGCGATTGTGCGCAATCAGGGTATCGAACTGGTCGATCTCCCCTACTGCAGCGATGGGGGCAACACGCTGCGCGACTCGCTGAGCCAGTACGAGGGTGAGGACTTCGCCGCACTGATCATCCCGCAGCCCAACTTCTTCGGTGCGCTGGAGGCGGTCGACGAGCTGACCGACTGGGCGCATGCCAACAAGATGCTTGTGATTGGTGTGGTCAACCCGCTGGCGCTGGCGCTGCTCACCCCACCCGGTGAGTGGGGCGAGAGCGGTGCTGATATCGCTGTCGGTGAGGGGCAGCCGCTCGGCATTCCGCTCTCCTCGGGCGGTCCCTACTTCGGTTTCATGTGCGCCAAGCAGGCCTACGTGCGACAGATGCCGGGGCGTATTGTCGGTCGTACCGTTGATATCGAGGGCAAGGAGGGTTTCACCCTCACCCTGCAGGCGCGCGAGCAGCATATCCGTCGCTCCAAGGCGACCTCGAACATCTGTACCAACCAGGGTCTGATGACCACGGCGGCGACGATTCACATGGCGCTGGTCGGAGGTGAGGGCATGCGCAGGACTGCTGCGGCATCGCACGCCAATACCGCGATGCTGGTTGAGAAGCTGGCGGCTGTTGAGGGTGTAGAGAAGATCTTCAATCGCCCCTTTTTCCACGAGGTGGTGCTGCGTTTCGAACCCAAACTGAAACCAATTCTGCGTGCCCTTGAGGCGCAGAACCTGCTCGGCGGTTATCTGCTTGAGGAGCACTATCCGGAGCTGGAGAACTGTCTGCTGGTCTGCGTCACCGAGACCAAGAGCGAGGGCAATATCACCAAGTTCGCCGAGAACATCGCACGTATTATCGAGCGCCAGGGCGGACCGATCTGTACCAAGCTAAGACCGAAGGAGCCGCTCTAG
- a CDS encoding diacylglycerol kinase, whose amino-acid sequence MAGGTGQGWRRLINASRYSAQGLRAAWQNEAAFRQELIASIVLIPVALWLGTTALERSVLVGSLLLVWIVELVNSAIEAVVDRTGTERHELSGRAKDIGSAAVMIALINVAVIWLLFLLERFAA is encoded by the coding sequence ATGGCGGGCGGGACCGGACAGGGGTGGCGACGACTGATCAATGCCAGTCGCTATTCGGCCCAGGGACTGCGTGCCGCCTGGCAGAATGAGGCCGCTTTTCGTCAAGAGCTGATCGCCTCCATTGTTTTGATCCCTGTTGCTCTCTGGCTCGGTACCACCGCGCTGGAGCGCAGTGTGCTGGTCGGCTCGCTGCTGCTGGTCTGGATCGTTGAGCTGGTCAACTCCGCCATTGAGGCGGTGGTTGATCGTACCGGTACGGAGCGTCACGAGCTCTCGGGGCGCGCCAAGGATATTGGCTCTGCGGCGGTGATGATCGCGCTTATCAATGTGGCTGTGATCTGGTTGCTCTTCCTGTTGGAGCGTTTCGCTGCATAA